Part of the Streptomyces sp. WMMC500 genome is shown below.
ACGAGCGGGCGGACACGCTCGCCGAGCGCACGTACAGCGTGTGGCCGGACCTGGAGGAGCTGATGCGCGCGCACGACGTGCCGCAGTTCACCGTGGACAGCCACCGTCCCGTGCGCGCCTTCGACCTCCTCGGCGTCTCCTTCGCCACCGAGCTGGGCTACACCAACCTCCTCGCCGCCCTCGACCTCGCCGGCATCCCGCTGGCCGCCGCCGACCGCGGCGACGACGACCCGATCGTCGTCGCCGGCGGGCACGCCGCGTTCAACCCGGAGCCGATCGCCGCCTTCGTGGACTGCGCGGTGATCGGCGACGGCGAGCAGGCGGTGCTGACGATGACCGACATCGTCAAGGCGTGGAAGGCCGAGGGCCGCCCGGGCGGGCGCGAGGAGCTGCTGTTCCGGCTGGCGAAGACGGGCGGGGTGTACGTGCCGTCGTTCTACGACGTCGAGTACCTGCCCGACGGCCGCATCGCCCGCGTCGTGCCGAACCGCTCCGGCGTGCCGTGGCGCGTCTCCAAGCACACCGTCATGGACCTCGACGAGTGGCCGTACCCGAAGCAGCCGCTGGTGCCCATGGCCGAGACCGTGCACGAGCGGATGAGCGTGGAGATCTTCCGCGGCTGCACCCGCGGCTGCCGCTTCTGCCAGGCCGGCATGATCACCCGCCCGGTACGGGAGCGCAGCATCACCGGCATCGGCGAGATGGTCGACAAGGGCCTGAAGGCCACCGGCTTCGAGGAGGTCGGGCTGCTGTCGCTGTCGTCGGCGGACCACAGCGAGATCGGCGACGTCGCCAAGGGCCTCGCCGACCGCTACGAGGAGGACAAGGTCGGCCTGTCGCTGCCCTCCACCCGCGTCGACGCCTTCAACATCGACCTGGCCAACGAGCTGACGCGCAACGGCCGCCGCTCCGGCCTCACCTTCGCCCCCGAGGGCGCCACCGAGCGCATCCGCAAGGTCATCAACAAGATGGTCTCGGAGGAGGACCTGATCCGCACGGTCGCCACCGCGTACGGCAACGGCTGGCGGCAGGTCAAGCTCTACTTCATGTGCGGGCTGCCGACCGAGACCGACGAGGACGTGGTGCAGATCGCGGACATGGCGGCCAAGGTCATCGCCAAGGGCCGCGAGGTCGCGCGGTCCAACGACATCCGCTGCACCGTCTCCATCGGCGGCTTCGTGCCCAAGCCGCACACGCCCTTCCAGTGGGCCCCGCAGCTCTCCGCCGAGGACACCGACGCCCGCCTGGAGCAGTTGCGCGACCGCATCCGCGCCGACAAGCGCCACGGCCGCGCCATCGGCTTCCGCTACCACGACGGCAAGCCGGGCATCGTCGAGGGCCTGCTCTCCCGCGGCGACCGCCGCGTCGGCGACGTCATCCGCGCCGTCTACGAGGACGGCGGCCGCTTCGACGGCTGGCGGGAGCACTTCTCGTACGAGCGCTGGATGCGCTGCGCGGAGAAGGCGCTCCCGGCGCACGGCGTGGACGTCGGCTGGTACACGACGCGCGAGCGCTCCTACGAGGAGGTCCTGCCCTGGGACCACCTGGACTCGGGCCTGGACAAGGACTGGCTCTGGGAGGACTGGCAGGACGCGCTCGACGAGACGGAGGTCGAGGACTGCCGCTGGACACCCTGCTTCGACTGCGGGGTGTGCCCGCAGATGGACACTTGGCCACAACTGAGCGAGAGCGGCAAGAAGCTCCTACCTCTCACCGTGGTCAAGGGCCAGACCAGCGGAAACGGCGGCTGAGGGTGGACGAGGCCGTACAGCGGTTGGCGGACGCTCTGGCCGAGGCGAGCGAGAACGAGGTAGCCGCTGCCCTCCGCACGGTGGGCATGCCCGCGCCGCGACAGCCGACGGTCCAGGAGGCCCCGAGAACGCCTCTGCCGCCTCCTGGAGGCTCGTCGGACATCCACTGTGAGGTCGAGTGGGTGTGAAGGGGCGGGCAGGCGCCTGAGGGCGTTGTGCCGGCTCGGCGGCGCGTGCCGTGCTGCCCTCGTGCCCTCGTGCCACGGCTCTTCCCTCTGTACGGTCTGAGGGGTGTCCGGCGCACGTCGGGTTGGTCACCCGTAGGGCGTGTGCCGGTTGATCGCACACGTACTAGGGGAGCTGGTTCCGGCATGGCGTCTGACGCTGCTCGGGCATCGGGTGAGGGGTTCACGTCGACACGGGCAGCGCGGGTGATGTCCGCGGCCTGCCGCTCCGCGGGCCTGGACGACGACGGCGCGGAACTGATCCGTTTCGGCGAAAACGCACTCTTCCGACTGGCCGCGGCGCCGGTGATCGTGCGGATAGCGCGCGGGCCTGAGTGGCTTGAGAACGCGCGCAAGGAAGTGGCCGTCTCCCGCTGGCTGGCAGACGCAGGGCTTCCCGCATCCCGAGTGCTTGAGGACCTGGACCAGCCGCTGTCCATCGAGGGGCACCCCGTCACCTTCTGGCATCTGATCGTAGAGGGAGAACGCAAGGCGACGTACGGCGAGCTGGGCGCCGTCCTCCGGGATCTCCACGCTCTCATGCTGCCCGCCGGCCTGGAGCTGCCAAGGGTTGAGCCTTTCGACAAGTGGGACCTGCGGCTGGAGCGGGCCCCGATCCCGGAGGACGACAAGGCGTTCCTGCGGAAGCGGCAGCGGGAGCTACAGGACAAGTACGCAGAGTTGCGCTTCGAGACGCCCAAGGGTCCCGTCCACGGGGACGCCCATGTACAGAACCTCATGGTGTATAAGCGGGGCCAAGTGATCCTGATCGACTTCGAGGGCTTCTGCTTCGATCACCCCGAGTGGGACCTGATGGTCACCACAGTCGAACACCACAGCCTCGGCTGGCAGACAGACGAGCAGTACGCGGACTTCGTGATGGCCTACGGTCGAGACCTCTACGAATGGCCCGGCTACTCAACGCTGCGTGGCATCCAAGAGTTCGGCATGACGACGTGGCTCATGCAGAACGTCGGTGAAAGCAAGCGGGTAGCCGAAGAGTACAGGCGCCGGATCGGCGCCCTGCAGGATGACGACGCCCCCAGGGACTGGCATCCCTGGTGACTTGGTCATGTCATCTTGGCTTCCATGCCATCTACCGAGAGTCGCTCCAGTGAGTGGATCTTCGCCCATCGGCGCCCAACGTCGTGCGTGAGGTAGTGGCGAAAAATCCCTCCATCGACACCGAAGTTGGGCCAGACTCTTGGCATGCCTCTCGATAACGATCCTGAAGCTCAGCTAGATCCGCCCAAGCCCGAGGATCAGGTTGCGCACAAACTAATGCGCAAGATCGAGCGTCTTGCAAAACGACTAATAACGGTCGACTTCGAGGGAGCAGACGGTCTTTGGGGGTTCCAGCGTGACCTTTTGGCACTCCAGTGGGAAATCCAGAAACAAATCAGAGCCGAAAAGCAGGAAGTGCGTATCCGGAAGAAGGATTCTGAGGCTCTAACATCCCTTAAGTGGGCTCGGTGGCAATCCAGAAGATTGGGGGACTCGTTTGCCTGGGTAATCCTGGGAATGGACAGAAAGTTGCTATACGCGCTCTCGGAAAACGCACCGGTTCCAGTTTCGCAGGAGGGTCACGGAAGTCGCGGACTACTTGCGGTCTCTGAATACTTGGCAGGTCAGGGCTGGGGTTTCCCTCTCATTCATGATATTACAGATACCTTACGCATTGGGGACGTCACCTTCGTCAGGTTCGAGGGTGAGTCGAGAAGTGTGTGTACAGTCGAAGTGAAAACGCGATCGCTTGGCCCAGACAGCGATGAAGAGGGCTCAGCCCTCTGGAAATACCAGGTTGCGATATCCTTTATGGAATCTCGTGACGCCGAACTTAATATCACTGTCAAGGTTCCATCAGAGAGTGAGCAACGCCCTGGGCGGCCAGACAGACGAATTAGTCGCCAATCAAAGCGCATGGCAAAAGCCATCACCTGGCAGCAAGCCGAGGGTAGAAAAATTGTTGACATTGACGGCAGGCCGACACTAACCGCATCCCTGGAGTCGTCTTCCTCCTCCAAGTGGAAGATGCTGAGGCGAGTCATCCGCAAATCTAGGACTGACGGCTACGCGAGCGAATTCATAGATGGCGCGTTTATGATCGCTGCTTTCTATGAGAATTACGGAATAACCGCAGAGACAGTTAGGGATGATCGGATCAGGAAGGACATGGAAGCCTTTGCAAAGCTGAATCAAAGCAACTTCAGTAACACCCTTGAAATTGCCTCGATCCCTACTGACGTTACTCGGGGAGCCCAGCTTTTCCGACCTTACTACCTGTACCCGATCCCCCAACGGGCGATCTTTGACTTGCTGTACGGCCGCCTGGCCATAATTGTTGGCGTCAATGCCGGTGGCATTGCAGGCGCGCTCAAGGATCATGGCCACAACGTGCAAATATCAGAAGAAACCACGCCGCCTTCGCGTGCCATCATTCTTTCGGATGTGGTAGCTATCGAAGGGCAACCGTATAGAGTGGAGCTGCACGATCTCGGCGTTCCTATCCAAGAGGCTATCTACGAATTCAAGGGGGTCGAGTTTGTCGCGGAATTCACTGACTCAATTAGAGACCATCATGATCTTATGATGGAGCACATTACGACGGCGTCACAATCCGAACTTGAAGGGCAATGACTCGGGTGAGTGCTGGATACCGAGATGCACGCTGCTGTGTACGGTCATGGCTCCGTGGTAATCGATGGGCTCTGTGACTGGTTCAGTTCGTCGGCTTGAGAGAGATTCAAAACTGAACGACTTATACCCGACCATCCGATAAGGTCATCCTTTAGAATGCCATTGAACTGTGCCAGAATGTCACGCGAGAGTTCCCTAGGATCTTCGCTGCATGCCCTACGAAACTGCATCTCCCTCTTGAGCTGTTGCAGTTTTGAGAGTGTAGATGAGCGTAGCTGCCATAGTTCCTGATCTCGAAATAGATTGTTTCGTGCTGCCAAGATTCCGGCACAGCCTGCTAGCCCCGTGCTGGCCAATCCAAACCAGGGGTACTTCCAAACTGCGCTGGCGACACCAAGTATCGCAATGCCTGCGTTAAGTGCTGCGATGAGTGTGATAACTCTGCCGACGCGCTTCCTGGATATCTGGCGGATTCTCGCATACTCCTGCTCGTACCAGCTCACATAATGTAATACGAGTGTGAAGGCGTCCGCACCGTCGGGGGGATCTGGAGGGGTGTGCATGCCGTGTGCCTTGGCTAAGAGTGGTTGCCGTCTAGAATCTTTCGATCGTTTCACAGGTTCCTGTCTCGTTAATCGACTCTTGGCTGGTGACATAAACGCTAATCGTCGTTCAGGCTCTCGATAGCTGCGCGTACTTGCTCATTGAACTCTGTGGCGACGTGATTAGTCGTCAGCTCACTGACGTCACGTTGGAAGTCGTTGACGTAGCGTTGGAAGCGAGCGGATTGCAGGGAATCTCCAGCGTTGACGGCGAGAGTAGCGGTCTCTAAGGCTGCTTCGAGTTCACCGTTGATGAGTTGGCTCTTGGCGAGGACCATACGGCAGAAGCCGAGGGTGCGGGCGTAGTTAGGGTCGGTGTCGCCGACGGCCTTCTGGGCGTACTTGACGGCTCCGCGGCGCTGTTTCAGGTCGCGGAAGCAGTGGCAGAACTCGCCCATCAGCTCGGCAGAGTCGAAGTAGCCGAGCCATTCGGGGTCTTCGGCTGTGTCGGCGCGCTCGAAGTAGCGCTCTGCTTCGTTCATGGCTCGTCCTGCGGCGATGGGGTTGCCCGCGTTGGAGTAGGCGCGGGCCGCCATGGCGGCGAACAACGCCATGGCGCGGGGTGTGGACTTGCCCTTGCCGCCCTCGACGGCGGCCCGACCGAGACGGATGGCCTGCGCGTGGTTGCCCAGGTAGTTGGCCTGATGGCTGAGGTTGGACAGGATGCGGGCGCCGAACATGCGGTCATCGATGACCTGGGTGAGGCGGAGGGTGCCCGTCAGGTAGCGGTAGGCGAGACGGTGGTTCCCGGTGTCGTAGGCGGTCCAGGCGAGAAGTTGGGAGATCTCGGCCGCGGCGCTGTAGAGCGCCTTGCCGACCTTCTCGGTGTAGCTGGCGCTGAGCAGCGGCAGGACTTCTTCGCGGAAGTAGGCCCGTAACGCCTTGTGGCCGTGTCCGCCGCCGTATAGGAAGTCCAGGTGCATGAACATGTCTGCGGCGGTGCGGACGGCGCGTACATCGCGCATGCCGACGCGCTTGGAGCTGGGGCGGTCGGGCTGGACGCCGTCCGGGCGGGCGACCATCCACGATAGGACGGCGGAGCTGAGTTCGGCGTCCGGGATGATCAGCTTGCCGCCCGTGGACTCCGGTCGCTCCTCGCTGGTGCCTTCGAGCATCGCCAGGGCGTCGGTCATCGTCTCGGGGTAGCTGGGCGACGCGGGGGCAGAGGGTTCGTACGGGTCGGGGAAGCCGAGATCGCTCAGTGAGACCCGAGGCTTTAGTTTGGCGCTGAGGACCTGCGCCATGTCGGCGGCTGCCTGGGGCTGGATGCCCCCGCCGTCGCGCCAGCGCTGCACGGACACGTGGGTTGTTCCGAGACTTCGGCCCTGGTGGACTGCGTGGTCGCGCATGCGCTTGGCGAGGCCCTTGCTGGAGACGCCGGCCTCGTACATGAGGGCTATTAGCTGCGCGTTCGGCTCTCGGTTCATGCTCCCTGCACCCATCCGAGATGACGGCTCGTGTTCATGGTGTCACAGATCACATACCTCAGGGGGTTCATTCGTGAACCCCTCCCCGTCCCGGTGTTCACGTGAACCCCCTGGTGAACGCTCCCGGTTGGCACGCTCGCGTCGTTCACTGGGGGACGTACGGAGATCGCTAATGACTCGGAGGGACGCCATGGGGAGCGGCGACAAGATCACGACACGGAGGCTTCAGTGGCCGCGTGTGTGCACGCTTCGCTGATATCCCCTCCGGTCGAGCACTTCCGAGCCATGACCCTGTATGCAGAGTCGCCGGACACTGGGCACGCGGCCCGGCGGCTGGCTACGACAGCCCTTGAAGACTGGGGGCTCGCGTGGCTGAGCGATGATGTGGAGATCGTGATCGCTGAGCTGGTCGCCAACGTCGTCAACCATGCGGTCCCGGATGAGCGGCTGTGCTGTCCGGGGGCGTCCAGGCGGCTGGACGTCACGCTCCGCAAGTGGCCGTCCTGGTTGTTCCTCGGGGTTGCCGATGAAGATTCAAGTCCGCCCACGTTCCCCGGCGGAGAGCTGTTCTCCCCGGAGCTGATCGGCGGTGCCCGATCGGCCCCCTGCTCTTCGAGGCTCGCCCCATGGGAGCTGCGTAAAGCCTCGGAAGACGGCGACACCCGACCCGGCGGGCCCGGCCCGACGACTGACGGTCGCCTCTTCACCTCCTCGGGCGCCATCGGGCATCGGGCGCCGGCCGACCGGCCGGGACCGGCGGGCACGCCGCACGCCCGGCCGGGGCGGCTGAGGCGCCCGGCGCGCCGCAGGCGCGCCCTTGAGGAAGTAGAGAAAGTTTCGACCGATCCCCGTTGCTCAGGCGCTGCGGCTTCGGCCGGGCGGCTTGTCGGCGGTGATCCGGTAGGCGAGTTCGGCGCGGTCCGTCCCGGCGCGAAGCGTTTCGAGGATCAAGGGCCGGTCGTCGGCGCCGTGCGTGACCCGGGCGAGGTGCATGACCGGGGTGGCGTCCGGGAGCTGGAGCGTGGTCCGCTCGTCGGGCAGCGGCATGCGGGCGTGTACGGTCTCGGACCACCACAGCTTGTGTCCGGCCTCGGCGAGCAGTGCATAGATAGCGTCGGGCTCGCTGTCCGGTGTCTCGGCGAGCGCGTCGATACCCTCGGCGACTTCGAACGGGATAGTCGTGCGGTGCAGGGCGCGTGTGCCGGTGGCCGAGTCCATAAGCAAGCGGTCGCACACGAAGATCGCTTCTTCCGCGTCCAGCCCGAGAAGCGCGCCGGTGTGCTTCGAGGTGTGGGAGCGGAAGACCGTGGGCTCTTCCACGGTGGTCCACTCAGTGCCGCCCGCGGACGTGAAGCGGCCGTTGCGGGTGCGGGTCACCCGGCGCTCGATGGTGAGCGTGGGCTGTCGCGTGCGGCGGACGAAGCTGCCTTTGCCGTGGCGGACTTCGATGAGTCCTTCCGCGCGCAGGACCGCGATGGCGTTGCGGACGGTCGGGCGGGACACCTCGTATCGCTCGATGAGCTGGGACTCCGAGGGCAGCGGTGCGCCGGCCTCGAACTCGCCGGAGAGAATCGCCTCCCGGATGGCGGCGGCAACCTGCTGGTAGAGCGCTCCGGGCCGCTGGATCTCGCTCATCTCGGCACCTTCGTCTTCCCATCCTCGTAGGCACGTCGCACGCGCGGCGTCACTCGTCAGAATAAGTCGTTGACCCTCGGTCGTACAGAGGCACATACTCATAACTCATCAGGACAAGTGACGTCAGATCAACTGGCGTTCTGATTGGCCAAGGAGGCCCAAGCAATGCAGTCCATACCCGTGGACACGGCGCGGCTCGGCGTACTGCGGTGCGCCATCGCGCCCGAAGCAAAGATCGTCAACCCGGAAACCAAGGAGGTCAGGAAGGACCGCGACGGCAACACGATCTACACGGTCGCGGTGACGGTACGACAGGACGGGCGGCGGATCTCCGTGATCGAGATCACCGTGGCCGGAGAGCCGAAGGGGATCGAGGAAGGACAGATCCTCAAGGTCAGCGGACTGACCGCGTTCCTCTGGCAGATGGGCGAGCGGCACGGTGTCAGCTTCCGCGCCGACTCCATCAGCCCGACCATCGTCCCGCCGGTCAAGGGCGGTGGTACCGGATGAACTGGACCCTGATCGCCTTAGCGCTGGCGGTGCTGGCGTGGGTGCTGGTCGTCGGCGACTTCCTCAAGCGGCGCCGTCCGGCCTGGCACTGGTACGTCGCCAGCTATCCCGTGACCGCCGGCCGGGTGCTGTTCACCTGGCGCAGGCTCGCCATCCTCACCGGCCTGGCCGTCTCCCGGCGGCCGCCGCGGGGGCTGCTCGGCGACTTGGTGGTCAAGGGTGAGGCGCTGCGGCCGATGCCGCCGCGGATCTCGTTCCCGCGGGCAACCCGGATGGGCCTGACCGTGACCGTTCGCCTGCACCCCGGCCAGACCCCGGCTGTGGTCATGGCGGCGGCCGATGGCCTCGCACACGTCTGGAAGGTCCACGCCGTCCGCGTCACCTCCCCCGAACGCGGGCTCGTGTTGCTGACCGCGAGAGCCCGAGATCCGCTGGAGCGCCCCGGGCTCGTCAGGGCCCCGGCCCGCCTGCTGTCCGCCCTCATAGGGGCACTGGAAAGCGGCGGCGCGTGGGTGATGGACCTGCGGATGGTGCCGCACTGGTTCATCGCGGGAGCCACCCGGTCAGGCAAGTCAACGCTGCTCGCCCGGCTGGTCACCGAACTGGCCCCGCAACCGGTCGCCCTGATCGGCATCGACTGCAAGGGCGGCATGGAACTCGGACTGTTCGCCCGGCGGCTGAGCGCGCTTGCGGCCAGCAGGCGCGAGGCTGTCGCCGTCCTCGGCGCCCTCGTGATCGAAACACAGGACCGCATGCGCGTCTGCCGCGCGGCGGGCGTCCGCTCGATCTGGGAGCTCCCGGACAAGCTCCGGCCCGTGCCCGTCGTCGTCATCGTCGACGAGCTGGCCGAGCTGTACCTGTCCGACGGCACGCGCGCAGGCAAGGCGGAAGCCGAACAGTGCTCCACCTACCTGCTGCGTATCGCCCAGCTCGGCGCGGCACTCGGCGTGCATCTGGTCGTCGCCGGCCAACGGATCGGCTCCGACCTCGGCCCCGGCGTCACCGCACTGCGCGCCCAGCTCGGCGGCCGGATCTGCCACCGGGTCAACGACCCGGCCACAGCGGAGATGGCCCTCGGCGACCTGAACAAGGACGCCGTAGCGGTCGCCCAGTCGATCACGCCCGGGGAAAGCGGCGTAGCCGTGTGCACCGGACCGGACGGCGGCTGGAGCCGGGCCCGCTCGCACCTGACCACCACCGAGGAAGCAACCACCGCGGCGGTGCGGCACGCGGAGATGACCCCGCTGCTGCCCGCCCTGGACCGGGCCCTTGAGGCGCTGAGGGGAGACGGGTCATGACCAGCGCAGGTACGGCCGTCTCGCTCGTGGTCGTGTTCGGGATCATAACGTTTCTCCTCGTCCGCTCCCGGGATGTACGCGCCTGGGAGGCGGCCTGCATCGCCTCTTCGGATCTACCTCGGGCAGACCCCGGTGATCCACACGGTCGACGGCTTCATGACCTGGATCACCAGCGGCTTCGCCCACTTCTAGGAGGTCGCCAAATGCCCATGCCCCGAGTCAGGTGCCCGAACTGCAAGGGAGAAGGCGCCCGGACGACGTGGACAGGGCGGCGCCGTCGCTGCCGTGTCTGCCGGGTGTCGGCAACGGCTGAATGTGGTGCCACTCCCAACGGATGAATGCTGACCCTCTTGGACGGTCTGGCTCGTTGAGCCCGGCCGGGAGGGATGGTGATCGGAGTGGAGGACTGGGCGGAGATCCGGCGGCTGCATCGGGCTGAGCGGATGCCGATCCGGGCGATCGCGCGGAAGCTGGGGATCTCGCGGAACACGGTGCGGCGGGCGGTGGCGTCCGACCGGCCGCCGAAGTATCAGCGGGCCCCGAAGGGCTCGATCGTGGACGCGGTGGAGCCGCAGATCAAG
Proteins encoded:
- a CDS encoding TIGR03960 family B12-binding radical SAM protein codes for the protein MTAAPASTAESVFPRLEALLPHVQKPIQYVGGELNSTVKDWDAVDVHWALMYPDAYEVGLPNQGVMILYEVLNERADTLAERTYSVWPDLEELMRAHDVPQFTVDSHRPVRAFDLLGVSFATELGYTNLLAALDLAGIPLAAADRGDDDPIVVAGGHAAFNPEPIAAFVDCAVIGDGEQAVLTMTDIVKAWKAEGRPGGREELLFRLAKTGGVYVPSFYDVEYLPDGRIARVVPNRSGVPWRVSKHTVMDLDEWPYPKQPLVPMAETVHERMSVEIFRGCTRGCRFCQAGMITRPVRERSITGIGEMVDKGLKATGFEEVGLLSLSSADHSEIGDVAKGLADRYEEDKVGLSLPSTRVDAFNIDLANELTRNGRRSGLTFAPEGATERIRKVINKMVSEEDLIRTVATAYGNGWRQVKLYFMCGLPTETDEDVVQIADMAAKVIAKGREVARSNDIRCTVSIGGFVPKPHTPFQWAPQLSAEDTDARLEQLRDRIRADKRHGRAIGFRYHDGKPGIVEGLLSRGDRRVGDVIRAVYEDGGRFDGWREHFSYERWMRCAEKALPAHGVDVGWYTTRERSYEEVLPWDHLDSGLDKDWLWEDWQDALDETEVEDCRWTPCFDCGVCPQMDTWPQLSESGKKLLPLTVVKGQTSGNGG
- a CDS encoding aminoglycoside phosphotransferase family protein; this encodes MASDAARASGEGFTSTRAARVMSAACRSAGLDDDGAELIRFGENALFRLAAAPVIVRIARGPEWLENARKEVAVSRWLADAGLPASRVLEDLDQPLSIEGHPVTFWHLIVEGERKATYGELGAVLRDLHALMLPAGLELPRVEPFDKWDLRLERAPIPEDDKAFLRKRQRELQDKYAELRFETPKGPVHGDAHVQNLMVYKRGQVILIDFEGFCFDHPEWDLMVTTVEHHSLGWQTDEQYADFVMAYGRDLYEWPGYSTLRGIQEFGMTTWLMQNVGESKRVAEEYRRRIGALQDDDAPRDWHPW
- a CDS encoding sporulation protein; translated protein: MNREPNAQLIALMYEAGVSSKGLAKRMRDHAVHQGRSLGTTHVSVQRWRDGGGIQPQAAADMAQVLSAKLKPRVSLSDLGFPDPYEPSAPASPSYPETMTDALAMLEGTSEERPESTGGKLIIPDAELSSAVLSWMVARPDGVQPDRPSSKRVGMRDVRAVRTAADMFMHLDFLYGGGHGHKALRAYFREEVLPLLSASYTEKVGKALYSAAAEISQLLAWTAYDTGNHRLAYRYLTGTLRLTQVIDDRMFGARILSNLSHQANYLGNHAQAIRLGRAAVEGGKGKSTPRAMALFAAMAARAYSNAGNPIAAGRAMNEAERYFERADTAEDPEWLGYFDSAELMGEFCHCFRDLKQRRGAVKYAQKAVGDTDPNYARTLGFCRMVLAKSQLINGELEAALETATLAVNAGDSLQSARFQRYVNDFQRDVSELTTNHVATEFNEQVRAAIESLNDD
- a CDS encoding GntR family transcriptional regulator — encoded protein: MSEIQRPGALYQQVAAAIREAILSGEFEAGAPLPSESQLIERYEVSRPTVRNAIAVLRAEGLIEVRHGKGSFVRRTRQPTLTIERRVTRTRNGRFTSAGGTEWTTVEEPTVFRSHTSKHTGALLGLDAEEAIFVCDRLLMDSATGTRALHRTTIPFEVAEGIDALAETPDSEPDAIYALLAEAGHKLWWSETVHARMPLPDERTTLQLPDATPVMHLARVTHGADDRPLILETLRAGTDRAELAYRITADKPPGRSRSA
- a CDS encoding FtsK/SpoIIIE domain-containing protein, with amino-acid sequence MNWTLIALALAVLAWVLVVGDFLKRRRPAWHWYVASYPVTAGRVLFTWRRLAILTGLAVSRRPPRGLLGDLVVKGEALRPMPPRISFPRATRMGLTVTVRLHPGQTPAVVMAAADGLAHVWKVHAVRVTSPERGLVLLTARARDPLERPGLVRAPARLLSALIGALESGGAWVMDLRMVPHWFIAGATRSGKSTLLARLVTELAPQPVALIGIDCKGGMELGLFARRLSALAASRREAVAVLGALVIETQDRMRVCRAAGVRSIWELPDKLRPVPVVVIVDELAELYLSDGTRAGKAEAEQCSTYLLRIAQLGAALGVHLVVAGQRIGSDLGPGVTALRAQLGGRICHRVNDPATAEMALGDLNKDAVAVAQSITPGESGVAVCTGPDGGWSRARSHLTTTEEATTAAVRHAEMTPLLPALDRALEALRGDGS